In Halobaculum rubrum, the following are encoded in one genomic region:
- a CDS encoding DUF4129 domain-containing protein codes for MDRRTLVTAALALLAVLALGVAAATLDSATTSAAGGVGAGTAPDDAGIGADGDGSIDLGGDEPSGEARLQLSVCVELLTRPGVQLALLGGVGLFLASMYRTTRSWFISGLFVAAALFPFGVLYLALISCGSNPTAVAIGATESAVENTSLLPSGGGSSGANAAGEALSAPTALVGLLLVVAILGSVLLLFVSTGDDEDELADEAPEPPAPERRQAVGARAGEAADRLESDADLENEVYRAWREMTGALAVDNPRSTTPAEFAAAAVDAGMAREDVTTLTEAFEAVRYGDEPATAEREREAVAALRRIEEAYAGEDLPDEAESPDADPTDDRARGGDGE; via the coding sequence GTGGACAGACGGACGCTGGTCACCGCGGCGTTGGCCCTCCTCGCGGTGCTCGCGCTCGGCGTCGCCGCCGCGACGCTGGACTCCGCAACGACGAGCGCCGCCGGCGGCGTCGGGGCCGGCACCGCCCCGGACGACGCGGGCATCGGCGCGGACGGCGACGGATCGATCGACCTCGGCGGCGACGAGCCGTCCGGCGAGGCTCGGCTGCAGCTGAGCGTCTGCGTCGAGCTCCTCACCCGGCCGGGGGTACAGCTCGCCCTCCTCGGCGGGGTCGGGCTGTTCCTCGCGTCGATGTACCGCACGACGAGATCGTGGTTCATCAGCGGCCTGTTCGTCGCGGCGGCGCTGTTCCCGTTCGGGGTGTTGTACCTGGCGCTCATCTCGTGTGGATCGAACCCGACGGCGGTCGCCATCGGCGCCACCGAGTCGGCCGTCGAGAACACCTCGCTGCTCCCGTCGGGCGGGGGGTCCTCGGGTGCCAACGCCGCCGGCGAGGCGCTTTCGGCGCCGACGGCCCTCGTCGGACTACTGCTGGTCGTCGCGATCCTCGGGAGCGTCCTCCTGTTGTTCGTCTCCACCGGCGACGACGAGGACGAGCTCGCCGACGAGGCGCCGGAGCCGCCCGCCCCCGAGCGCCGGCAGGCGGTCGGCGCCCGGGCGGGGGAGGCCGCCGACAGGCTGGAGTCGGACGCCGACCTGGAGAACGAGGTGTACCGTGCGTGGCGCGAGATGACGGGCGCGCTGGCGGTCGACAACCCCCGGTCGACGACGCCCGCGGAGTTCGCGGCCGCCGCCGTCGACGCCGGGATGGCCCGCGAGGACGTGACCACGCTCACCGAGGCCTTCGAGGCGGTCCGATACGGCGACGAGCCGGCGACCGCCGAGCGCGAGCGCGAGGCCGTCGCCGCGCTCCGGCGGATCGAGGAGGCGTACGCCGGCGAGGACCTGCCAGACGAAGCGGAGTCACCCGACGCCGACCCCACTGACGACCGTGCCCGCGGAGGTGACGGCGAATGA
- a CDS encoding DUF7269 family protein: protein MRAVAAVGVAAVAFGFVVVAQRGLAGLFDLTYVFVTGAGVLALVQGIRYANDARTADHRAIETGDPEERYEVPVPGDADDELLTRGGFSRASIKRRREFHRHLRRVAEETLRARGDYADGEVSAAVDGGGWTDDPVAAWFLGSDVPPPPGARLRRLLGADAEFRYGVVHAVDALSAARADADGLAVGDADGAVPGATGDERARSVPGYVLAGVRRAGRRRVDAARDAFAEVRR from the coding sequence ATGAGAGCCGTCGCCGCGGTCGGCGTCGCGGCGGTCGCGTTCGGCTTCGTGGTCGTCGCCCAGCGGGGGCTCGCGGGGCTGTTCGACCTGACGTACGTGTTCGTCACCGGTGCCGGCGTGCTCGCGCTCGTCCAGGGGATCCGATACGCCAACGACGCGCGGACGGCAGACCACCGCGCGATCGAGACGGGCGACCCCGAGGAGCGGTACGAGGTCCCCGTTCCCGGCGACGCCGACGACGAACTGCTCACCCGAGGAGGCTTCTCTCGCGCCAGTATCAAGCGCCGTCGGGAGTTCCACCGGCACCTCCGCCGGGTCGCCGAGGAGACGTTACGCGCCCGCGGCGACTACGCCGACGGCGAGGTCTCGGCCGCCGTCGACGGCGGCGGCTGGACGGACGACCCCGTCGCCGCGTGGTTCCTCGGCTCGGACGTACCGCCGCCGCCCGGGGCGCGCCTGCGGCGGCTGCTGGGCGCGGACGCGGAGTTCCGCTACGGGGTCGTCCACGCCGTCGACGCGCTTTCGGCCGCCAGAGCGGACGCCGACGGCCTCGCGGTCGGCGACGCCGACGGCGCCGTCCCGGGCGCGACGGGGGACGAACGCGCCCGAAGCGTCCCCGGGTACGTCCTCGCCGGCGTCCGCCGGGCGGGTCGACGCCGAGTCGACGCCGCCCGCGACGCGTTCGCGGAGGTGCGCCGGTGA
- a CDS encoding DUF58 domain-containing protein, producing MTGGAAGGREQADGSTGANGRNVDPLGQIRPKGVVPTGRWTGMAALALVPVGLGVLLRHPPLVLVGALGVAFAAYARGDAAPDLDVTIERELSDPTPDPGDEVTVTLRIRNEGDGVLPDLRAVDGVPAALATDDPARLGTALRPGRTATFSYRVTAIRGAHEWDPVHVLARNPSGSRERDARIDAEGATTLRCAPELEATASLPLRGLTTVYSGRVPTDVGGAGIEFHSTREYRHGDPAKRVNWARYARTGELSTLEFREERAATVVVCIDAREEAYLAPNPESPNAVERSVEAAAQAVPALLDSGDRVGVAAFAPGDCRLDPGVGDDHAARARELLATHPSLAPTPSDERFLPTTWVRRFRRWLPADAQVLFCTPLPDDYAATVARRLDAYGHAVTVISPDPTTDDTPGHRLAGVERANRVSRLRSAGIRVLDWGEASLATELERVGARWSR from the coding sequence GTGACGGGCGGCGCCGCCGGCGGTCGGGAGCAGGCCGACGGGTCGACCGGCGCCAACGGCCGCAACGTCGACCCGCTCGGACAGATCCGCCCGAAGGGCGTCGTGCCCACGGGGCGATGGACGGGAATGGCCGCGCTGGCGCTCGTTCCGGTCGGACTCGGCGTCCTGCTGCGCCACCCGCCGCTCGTGTTGGTGGGCGCGCTGGGGGTCGCGTTCGCGGCGTACGCCCGCGGCGACGCCGCGCCCGACCTCGACGTGACGATCGAACGCGAACTCTCGGATCCGACCCCCGATCCCGGCGACGAGGTGACGGTCACGCTGCGGATCCGCAACGAGGGCGACGGCGTGCTGCCGGACCTCCGGGCGGTCGACGGCGTCCCCGCCGCGCTGGCGACGGACGACCCCGCGCGGCTCGGAACCGCGCTCCGACCGGGACGGACGGCGACGTTCAGCTACCGCGTGACGGCGATCCGCGGCGCCCACGAGTGGGATCCTGTCCACGTGCTCGCGCGCAACCCCAGCGGATCCAGGGAGCGTGACGCCCGGATCGACGCCGAGGGCGCGACGACGCTGCGGTGTGCGCCGGAACTGGAGGCGACGGCGTCGCTCCCCCTGCGGGGGCTCACGACCGTCTACTCGGGGCGGGTCCCCACGGACGTCGGCGGCGCCGGGATCGAGTTCCACTCGACGCGGGAGTACCGCCACGGCGACCCCGCCAAGCGCGTGAACTGGGCGCGGTACGCACGAACGGGCGAGCTGTCGACGCTCGAGTTCCGCGAGGAGCGTGCGGCGACGGTCGTCGTCTGCATCGACGCGCGAGAGGAGGCGTACCTCGCGCCGAACCCGGAGTCGCCCAACGCCGTCGAGCGGAGCGTCGAGGCGGCCGCGCAGGCGGTGCCCGCCCTGCTGGACAGCGGCGACCGGGTCGGCGTCGCGGCGTTCGCCCCCGGGGACTGCCGGCTCGACCCCGGCGTCGGCGACGACCACGCCGCCCGCGCCCGCGAGCTGCTGGCGACGCACCCGTCGCTGGCGCCGACGCCGAGCGACGAGCGCTTCCTCCCGACCACGTGGGTGCGTCGCTTCCGGCGGTGGCTCCCCGCGGACGCGCAGGTGCTGTTCTGCACGCCGCTGCCCGACGACTACGCCGCGACGGTCGCCCGACGGCTCGACGCGTACGGCCACGCGGTGACGGTGATCTCCCCGGACCCGACGACCGACGACACGCCGGGCCACCGCCTCGCCGGCGTCGAACGGGCGAACCGCGTCTCGCGGCTCCGATCGGCCGGCATCCGCGTGCTCGACTGGGGCGAGGCGTCGCTGGCGACCGAACTGGAGCGCGTGGGCGCGCGGTGGTCGCGGTGA